The following coding sequences are from one Dromaius novaehollandiae isolate bDroNov1 chromosome 22, bDroNov1.hap1, whole genome shotgun sequence window:
- the MRPL45 gene encoding large ribosomal subunit protein mL45 isoform X2 produces the protein MAAAMAAGLGRLGLRACGRNVESLLRPARAAPTCLVVPVRTKRRFSVPNWSRDQSLEEKEKKLRASRIVAPEEHVERTFYLACTADIIDPYVPPEGDARLTPLSKEGLKQKVEKFKQSAVSQLALRKLKDHDPIFSTKTFPEKAQEIFTEAHNCLANFNKQKLHCLVTERCYSEMVRGNRYKTIRWSFVESLEPPRVVHVRCDSMVNRGNLYGQVTVRMHTRQTLAIYDRFGRLMYGGEQVPKDVLEYVVFERHLVNPYGAWRMHGKIVPQWAPPKDSIVKTVMIPGPTLNPSQEFEEIK, from the exons ATGGCGGCCGCCATGGCGGCGGGCCTGGGCCGCCTGGGCCTGCGGGCTTGCGGGCGG AATGTGGAATCCTTACTCCGTCCTGCCAGAGCGGCGCCGACCTGTCTTGTTGTCCCTGTGCGAACAAAGCGGAGGTTCTCTGTCCCCAACTGGAGCAGAGACCAGTCCCttgaagagaaggagaagaaactcAGAGCTTCAAGGATTGTAGCTCCTGAGGAGCATGTGGAACGGACCTTCTATTTGGCCTGCACAG CTGATATTATTGACCCGTACGTCCCTCCTGAAGGTGATGCCCGCTTGACCCCTCTGTCTAAAGAGGGGCTGAAGCAAAAGGTGGAGAAGTTCAAGCAGAGTGCCGTTTCCCAGTTAGC tCTGCGGAAGTTAAAAGATCACGATCCAATTTTCAGCACTAAAACCTTCCCAGAGAAAGCACAAGAGATATTCACTGAAGCTCACAATTGCCTGGCAAA TTTTAACAAGCAGAAACTTCACTGCTTGGTGACAGAGCGCTGCTACTCG gAAATGGTCCGTGGGAACAGGTATAAGACCATCCGGTGGAGCTTCGTAGAGTCGCTGGAACCTCCAAGAGTGGTTCATGTTCGGTGTGACAGCATGGTGAATCGAGGCAACCTGTATGGGCAGGTGACGGTGCGGATGCACACTCGACAG ACTTTGGCGATCTATGACCGGTTTGGGCGGTTGATGTATGGTGGCGAGCAGGTGCCCAAGGACGTTTTGGAGTACGTCGTATTTGAGAGGCACTTGGTCAACCCATATGGCGCGTGGAGGATGCACGGCAAGATCGTTCCACAGTGGGCTCCGCCAAAGGACTCCATTGTCAAG aCGGTGATGATTCCTGGTCCAACTTTGAATCCCTCACAAGAGTTTGAAGAAATCAAATAG
- the MRPL45 gene encoding large ribosomal subunit protein mL45 isoform X1, with translation MAAAMAAGLGRLGLRACGRVGAERGALGRGLGCRNVESLLRPARAAPTCLVVPVRTKRRFSVPNWSRDQSLEEKEKKLRASRIVAPEEHVERTFYLACTADIIDPYVPPEGDARLTPLSKEGLKQKVEKFKQSAVSQLALRKLKDHDPIFSTKTFPEKAQEIFTEAHNCLANFNKQKLHCLVTERCYSEMVRGNRYKTIRWSFVESLEPPRVVHVRCDSMVNRGNLYGQVTVRMHTRQTLAIYDRFGRLMYGGEQVPKDVLEYVVFERHLVNPYGAWRMHGKIVPQWAPPKDSIVKTVMIPGPTLNPSQEFEEIK, from the exons ATGGCGGCCGCCATGGCGGCGGGCCTGGGCCGCCTGGGCCTGCGGGCTTGCGGGCGGGTGGGCGCGGAACGGGGCGCCCTCGGGAGGGGCCTGGGCTGCAGG AATGTGGAATCCTTACTCCGTCCTGCCAGAGCGGCGCCGACCTGTCTTGTTGTCCCTGTGCGAACAAAGCGGAGGTTCTCTGTCCCCAACTGGAGCAGAGACCAGTCCCttgaagagaaggagaagaaactcAGAGCTTCAAGGATTGTAGCTCCTGAGGAGCATGTGGAACGGACCTTCTATTTGGCCTGCACAG CTGATATTATTGACCCGTACGTCCCTCCTGAAGGTGATGCCCGCTTGACCCCTCTGTCTAAAGAGGGGCTGAAGCAAAAGGTGGAGAAGTTCAAGCAGAGTGCCGTTTCCCAGTTAGC tCTGCGGAAGTTAAAAGATCACGATCCAATTTTCAGCACTAAAACCTTCCCAGAGAAAGCACAAGAGATATTCACTGAAGCTCACAATTGCCTGGCAAA TTTTAACAAGCAGAAACTTCACTGCTTGGTGACAGAGCGCTGCTACTCG gAAATGGTCCGTGGGAACAGGTATAAGACCATCCGGTGGAGCTTCGTAGAGTCGCTGGAACCTCCAAGAGTGGTTCATGTTCGGTGTGACAGCATGGTGAATCGAGGCAACCTGTATGGGCAGGTGACGGTGCGGATGCACACTCGACAG ACTTTGGCGATCTATGACCGGTTTGGGCGGTTGATGTATGGTGGCGAGCAGGTGCCCAAGGACGTTTTGGAGTACGTCGTATTTGAGAGGCACTTGGTCAACCCATATGGCGCGTGGAGGATGCACGGCAAGATCGTTCCACAGTGGGCTCCGCCAAAGGACTCCATTGTCAAG aCGGTGATGATTCCTGGTCCAACTTTGAATCCCTCACAAGAGTTTGAAGAAATCAAATAG